The DNA region ATTTTGATCCATTTCAAAGTAAGGGTGACGTTCAAAATCAAAAGCTTTAGCTATAATACTTGTGGGAAATCTTCTGATTTTTTTGTTATATGTTTCTACAGTCCTGTTATAATCCTGCCTAGATACTGCTAGACGATTTTCTGTACCAGCCAACTCGTCTTGGAGTCGTATAAATTGTTCATTAGCCTTAAGATCTGGATAATTTTCTACGACGAGAAGTAATCTGCTAAGGGCACCAGAAAGCTCATTATTAGCACCAATCAAATCTTCTCTACTTCCTCCGTCTTGGATTCTGGCCCTAGCGGCTGCTATTTGTGTAAAGATTTCCTCTTCGTGTTTTGCATAACCTTTAGTAACCTCAACTAAGTTAGGAATTAAGTCATATCTACGCTGTAGTAAATTTTCTACCTGCTTCCAGCTAGAAGTTACCTGCTCATCCATAGTAACTAATTTGTTGTAGCTACTAATAATAGAAAATAAGGATACGAGTATAATGATAAAAACAATTACAGAAGCCGTTAATGATTTTTTCATAGCAATCCCCCTAACAAAATTAATATTTAGCATACAAGCTAGTATTTTAAAGCCTTCTATATAATATTTAGTTTATATAGAAATATACACATGATAATGCTATAAGCTGATAAAAAATATAAAATTCGAGGAGTACATAAAGTTTGGATTTAATTGAAAAATATATTATTAAATATTAGAACTGTTAGCTGTGGAATAAATAAGCTAAAATAGAATTAGGCAAATATGTGTGTATAATGAAAAGGATTGATAATATTGGATAAGCGCAAGGAAGTAGTAATATCTATCCGTAGCTTAGTAGAATTTGTATTGATGTCGGGGGATTTAGATAGTAGATTTACTGGAAGTAGTAGGGCATTAGAGGGTACAAGGGCCCATCAGAAGATACAAAAATCCTACGGTGAGGAATATACCCCAGAGGTTACATTAAAGTACAGTTTTGGGTATGAAAACTATAATATGACTGTGCAGGGAAGGGCAGATGGAATTTTAATTGAGAAAAATAATGTTGTAGTAGATGAGATAAAATCAACTACCATACCCTTAGACCTGTTAGATGAAAATAGAAATCTAACCCATTGGGGACAGGCTAAATGTTACGGATATATTTATGCTAAGGAGAAAAACTTAAAAGTAATAGATATTCAATTAACCTATTATAATTTAGATACAGATGAGACAAAAAAATTTCGGAAATCCTTTAACTTTGAGGAACTAGAAGTCTTTTTCTACCAATTAATTAAAGATTACTATAACTGGGTTGATACATTAGAAAATTGGAAATTTACAAGAGATATAAGTATTAAAGAGTTACAATTTCCATTTCTAGACTACCGTAAAGGACAGAGAGAATTAGCTGTAGCAGTTTATAAAACGATTAAGGAAGAAAAAAGGCTTTTTGCTCAAGCCCCAACTGGAATAGGTAAAACCATATCTACTTTATTTCCTACGGTTAAGGCAATTGGTGAAGGCATTACATCGAAAATATTTTATCTAACTGCTAAAACCATTACTAGACAGGTGGCAGAGGAAGCTTTTAGTAAAATGAGAGATGGGGGTTTAAGGTTTAAAACCGTTACACTAACTGCTAAGGATAAAATATGTTTTGAGAAGGGGAAGAAGTGTACTCCAGAGGAATGTAGCTTTGCTAAAGGTCATTTTGATAGGTTACGGGATGGACTGAAGGATTTATTTAATAACGAAGATGCCTTTACAAGGGAAGTAATTGAAAAATATGCCCTGAAACATAATATATGTCCCTTTGAATTTTCTTTAGATATTGCCCTATGGGCTGATGGGGTTATTTGCGATTATAACTATGCTTTTGATCCTAGAGTATACTTGAAACGATTTTTTATGGATGAAAAGGGAGATTATACTTTTTTAATTGATGAAGCTCATAATCTAGTGGATCGTTCAAGAACAATGTTTTCGGCTGAATTGAATAAAAAAGCATTTTTAGATCAAAAGCGCATTATGAAGGATAAGAATCCTAAAATATCTAAAGCCCTACATCATTTAAATACATTTATGATTAGTATGAATAAACAGTGTGGAGAAGCTTCCTTCTATATGCAAAAGGAGGAACCGAAAGAAATTTATCCACTGTTAGGCAATTTTATTAGAGAAGCAGAGGAATGGCTTAAAGAAGGAAATAAGGAAGAAGGTTATGAGGATTTACTAGAGTTATATTTTAATGCTCTTACATTTTTGAAGATTGCAGAGTTTTATGACGAAAGATACATTACATATGTGGAAAAAAGGAATAGAGATGTTATTTTAAAAATATTTTGTTTAGATCCTTCTTACCTATTAGGTGAGGCTATTAAAAGAGGAAAGTCAGCAATTTTCTTTTCTGCTACATTAACTCCGTTACAATATTTTAAAGAAATTTTTGGTGGCAATGAAGAAGATTATTGTGTTAGATTAGGTTCGCCCTTTGATTCTAACAATCTATGTCTTATTGTAGCAGATTATATATCCACTAAATATCGAGATCGGGATAATAGTTATATGCCTATAGTGGATACTATTGCCAATGTAGTGAAAGGTAGAAAAGGAAATTATTTTGTTTTTTTTCCATCTTACCAATATTTAAGAAGGGTTTTTGATCTATTTATAGAAAAATATCCTCATATTTCTGTAATTGCGCAGGAGTCTACTATGACAGAGGAAGAAAGAGAAGAATTTTTAAGTAGATTTGAAATAGAATTAGATAATACCTTAGTTGCCTTTGGGGTTTTAGGTGGAATATTTTCAGAGGGAATAGACCTAGTAGGAGATAGATTGATTGGTGCAATAATTATAGGTGTTGGACTTCCTCAACTTTCTCTAGAGGTAAATCTCATAATGGATTATTTTAATGATAAAAACAATAAGGGATACGAATATGCCTATTTATTTCCAGGTATGAATAAGGTATTGCAGGGAGCAGGTAGAGTAATACGTACAGAAAAAGATAAAGGTATAGTTTGCCTTATTGATGATAGATTTACGTCTCATAGTTATCAGAGGTTATTTCCACCAGAATGGAAACATTTTAAAAGGGCAAATAATGGCAAGAAATTATCATATCATATAGATGAATTTTGGGGTAAAAAAGATAGATTGGAGGAATAAAAAATGTATAAAATGGATCATGTTGGTGTTAGGATTAAGGATAGTAAAATATCAACTGAATTTTACTGTAATATTCTTGGTTGCGAAGTAGTAGGCACACTTAAAAATGAAGAAAGAGAGCTAATATTTTTACGAGCTGGCGATGGTGTTATTGAGTTGATTAATAAATTTAACCATTACGAAGAAAGAAGTGCTGGTGTAGTAGATCATATTGCTTTTACTGTAGATAACTTAGACGAGGCAATTAAAAAACTCAAAGAATCTGGTGTAAATATTTTAGGAGATAAACCTATTCAAGTAACAGAAAGTATGAGAGTTATATTTTTTGAAGGTCCCGATAGAGAAAGACTAGAGTTTGTGGAGAAGAGATAGTACAGTTTCAAATACTATTTAGGGGGAGACTGGAATGAGAATAGGTGAATTTGCCAAAAAATATAACCTTACTATTGATACTATTAGGCACTACATGGATATAGAACTTCTTCTTCCGGAAAAAAGTGGAGGACATTATTTCTTTGGAGAGAAAGAAGAAAAGGATTTAAAAGAAATTCTACAACTAAAAGAATTGAAATTTACATTATCTGAAATTCAGAGAATCATTGGATATTCAAGACTATCTCAATTAAGATATAAGGAAGATAAAATTTATATTAGAGGTATTTTACTAGATAAAAAAAATATTTTAGATGAAGAGAAACGCGGAATTCAAAAGGCATTAGAGATATTAAAAAACAGAATTAATGAAATCGATAATATTGATGAAATCGTAGAGAGTAGTGGAATTAAAACAGGAATTCATATATCATTTATCCAATACCTTAGCTGTCCTATATGTGATATGCCACTAGAATTAGAGGATGGAAAAGTTACAAGTAATATGATAATGGAAGGATATTTTAGGTGCAAATGTGGTTATAGCGGTAATGTAGAAGATGGAATTTATGTATCTTTAGATGATGAAGATAGAAAAAAGATTCACAAAGAGAATTTAGATAGTACAGTAAAACCAGCTGCTACATTAGGGGAATATGTGGAGGGAACAGATGCTTCTCTGATAAATCACATATATAAGTCTATAGATTCAATTATTAATTTTATGGATATAGATGCTTTGGACAATAAAATAATACTGGAGCTTGGAACTGGGTCAGGTTTTTTTATGAGACAATTTTTGTCCTATATAAAACCAAATAATATTTATATAGTAACAGATCATGATATTGATAGAATTAGGTTTATAAAGGCGTATTTAGAGGAGCATTTTTTAGATTGTAAATTTGTTTTTATTTGTTCTGATCTTAGTAAATTACCTATTAAGAATGAAAGTGCCGACTACATTGTAAACTATTTGACTTCTTTAAACTATAGCTTAAAAAATGACCAATTTTTAGATAATATATTAATTCCTAAAATAAGAAAGGGAGGCAAATTAATAGGATGCTCTTATTATGTAAAATCTGGCTCTAAGATATTAAGATCTGTACCACCTACTTCTAGAAAGTTTTTTGAAGAAAGAGCATATAAAACCGAGATAAAAAACTTAGCATTGAATAACATTGAAGTAAAGGAAATAGGAGACATTATTGTAGAATCTAAGTACGAAGTTATGATGGAAGGACACGAATTTTACACCCTTGTCTACTGTGGAGAAAAGTAGAACATTTTAAAATAATATACTCTTATGGAAATATGGTGTTAACACTATATTTCTATTTTTTATGGTGAAAAAAATAGAGTAATTAGTATTGTGCTTGTGTATGCACCTCAAATTAAAATATAAGTAAGAAAGAAATTGTAGTATTAAGAATAAATCTATGGAATATTTTAAGATACAATTTAAAAAATTATAAATTTTAATTTGGAGGTAATATTATGGAAGCTAGGCAAGATATAGGACTAGAAAAGTCAACTACTTCAGATAAAGCTAATTTAATTTTATTTGTTGCAGGAAAGTTTGTTTCACTTTTTGGAACCTTTATATATAGTTTTGCTATTGGCCTATACGTATTAGAAAAGACAAGCTCAGGATTGTCCTTCGCTAGTAGTATTATTTTTAGTATGCTACCTAGAGTTATCTTAGGCCCTATTGCAGGGGTAGTGGCAGATAGATTAGATCGTAAAAAGATTGCGGTCGGGATGGATTTTATATGTGGTATATTGATGTTATCATTTTTTATATTGAGTAAATTTGATGGAATAAAAATTCACTATGTTTATCTATTTTCCTTCTTATTGTCAACAGCTAATGTATTTTTTGATGTGGCTATGGAAGCTAGTAAGCCAAACTTAGTTGATAATAAAAACTTAACTAGACTTAACTCCTTATCTCAAAGTATAACATCTATAGCGTCTATTAGTGGACCATTTTTAGGTGGTATAGTATACGGGTTTTTTAATATACAGGGTTTTCTATTTTTTAATGGTATTTGTTTTATTTTATCTGCAATATCTGAGGCCTTTATAGATTTTGAATATAATAGACCAAAGGAGCAAAATAAGGAGAGAGAGACCAGACCTATGTTACAAGAGTTAAAGGAAGGGGTTCAATTTTTTAGAAATAACAAAGTGTTATTTAGCATTATGTCTTTTTCTTTGCTTATTAACTTTGCAATGCAGCTTTCGATTACAGTACCACTACCCTATATACTAACAAATACTTTAGAGCTATCTTCTAGTCAGTATGGTACTGTTAAGGGGTTTTGGCCTGCGGGAATGTTAGTAGGTTCAATACTATTATCTTTTTTACCCCAACGGGATAAGATATTTAAACAAACAGCTGTACTGTTTACTATATTTATATGTATACTAATGGCTGTAGCACTGCCTGTAATACCAATATTTAGTGGATATTCTAAGGGTGTATACTTTGTTTATTATATAATAGTTATGGGACTAGGGGGTATGGTTGTAGCATTTATTGATATTCCTATTATGGTGGTTTTTCAAAGACTTATACCAGATGAAGTTAGGGGTAGAGTACTCAGCTTAATAGGTACTATGGCTGTAGGTATAGCTCCTATAGGGCTATTACTAGCAGGTATTTTAATAGATCATATTCCTACATGGATTTTACCCATATGTGCAGGAGTATTATTAATAGTAAAATTGATTTCTTTTATAAAGGATGAGGAATTAAAAAAATTACTGTAGTTAGCCGATGAGAGAGTTAATTATTTTAGAAAATCTAAAAAAGTATGGAATAAACAAACCTAAGTTCTAAAATTTTTAAGAACTTAGGTTTTTACCATTTAGTATATACCTTGAACTTTGATAATAGTCTAAGTATGTAGGATATAGATAATTGGAACAAATTTAATAATACTTCGTCTAATTATGTAAATTTAAAGTGAGGTGTGAATATTATGAAAAAGATAATTAGCATGAAAAAATTATCAATACTATTTATTTTATCTATCATAGTACTTATGGTAGCTTGTACTGGAAACCAAGATGCTGATATAGCTGAACAAGAGAAGCCTAAAGGGGATAATCATTCTGTAAGTACTGAAAATCAAGATATTCATACAGTTGAGGCATATGTGACAGTTATTGAAAAATTATATAAAGAAGATATTGGTCTTAATAGCAATATAAAATATATTGCTGTTGATACATCACTAATAGTAAATTTAACAGATGAAGGAAAAGCAGAATTACTAAAGAAACTTGAAAGTTATGGTTTTACTGTTTTGAATATGACCTTTGAGGAACTTAAAAAACAAGGATACATTAAAGATCTATATTTTGAAGAAGGGATATTATTTAAAATTAAAGATAAACCTATAAAAAATAATTCTATAACTATGAATATATCTAAGTGGCGTTCAGGTCTTGGTGCAATTGGCTATGACGGTTTAGTTATAGAGTATAGAAATGATAAATGGGAAATAACGAAATTAGGGGATGCATGGATAAGCTAAGGTATAAATATATTTCTGATTTTTTAAATAAGGTATGTGGCGAAATAAAATATAAAGACGCACATGTAATTATAAGTATAATAGTTATAGAATTAGCTGTTACTCGTATGTTTTTGACAAGACCAAAAATTAATCATCTGTACTGTAGATATTTAGTAAGTTCAATAGTACCAGTATTTTCACTACAAGCACTGGCAAGATTAAGTTAGATGATATAATAATTTTTAGACGGATTTATATTGCAAAGGTTAAATATATATGGTAATATGGCATTAACTTTAATGAATGGAGGGTTGCTTAAAAATGTGTGGAATATTTAGATCTCGATTTTATACTTTATGTAACTAATTTAATAGTGCTTAAAGGCTCTACCTATGTGTAGAGTAAACGGGATTGGTCTGCCTATTTTTAAGAAAACCTTACTAATGATATAGATGCATGAAAATTGTTAAGAGGGAGGGAGAAATCTACCCTCTTTTTGTGTATCTAAAAATAGAATATGAATAAAAGAAGAATAAGTTAAACTTTTATAAAATAAAGATGTGACTATATTATATTTATTCTTGCTCGTTTTTCATAGGTATCAATAGGAAGTTTTCCATTTTTTGCAACATATCTTCCGTTTACTCAATACACAGGTAGAAGCCTGTGTTTTTTTATTGTGAATACAACAAGGTTCCCGGGACCCATCAGCAATCTTTGATTGCGTTGATGGGTGGGGTTCTTATTATATTTGAATGGAGGAAGATATATGGAGCAAAAACAAAAGGCAATAATAGCAGGTATTAATGTTAATAATCAGAAAAACTTTATAGATTCAATGAAAGAATTGTCTAATCTAGCAGATGCATGTGGCATCGATATAGTTGGCGAAGTTACTCAGAACTTGAATCGAGTTAATAAATTACATTATTTAGGTAAGGGGAAGATTCAAGAGGTATTAACATTACTGGAAGATAAAAATATAGACCTGGTAATTTTTAATGATGAATTAACACCTTCACAAATTCGTAATCTAGAGGAAGTTTTAGAATGCAGAGTAATAGACCGAACTGTTTTAATTTTAGATATTTTTGCTAAGAGGGCTAGAACGAAAGAGGCACAGCTTCAGGTAGAAATAGCAAAATTACAATATAGGCTGCCCCGGTTAATTGGTATTAGGGAATCCTTGGGTCGCCAAGGAGGAGGTAGTGGTCTTAAAAATAGAGGTGCTGGGGAAACAAAACTAGAGCTTGATCGCAGAAAGCTTGAAGATAGAATAAGCGGATTGCATAAAGAACTTGAAACACTAGTGGATCAACGTCAAAATCAGCGAAAAAAACGTAAAAAAGTAGAAATACCTGTTATTGCCTTAGTAGGATATACAAATGCAGGTAAGTCAACCATTATGAATGTTATGATAGATTTATATAATTCTTCAAAGGATAAACAAGTATTTGAAAAAGATATGTTGTTTGCCACATTAGAAACATCTGTTAGAAATATTAAATTACATGATAACAAATCATTCTTGCTAACTGATACGGTAGGATTTATAAATAAATTACCTCACCAACTTGTAAAAGCATTTCGCTCAACTTTAGAAGAGGTTGCAGAAGCTGATATATTAATTCATGTAGTTGATTATTCTAACTCTAATTATAAACAACAAATTGAAGTAACAAATGAGACGTTAAAAGAGTTAGGTGTGGAAAATATTCCAGTTATATACGTCTATAACAAAATAGATTTAGTAGATGATGAAATATTAAGAGAAAAGGATTGTGTATATATTTCTGCTAAAAATAAAATAGGAATAAATGAGTTAGTAAATGCAATTTGTGAAAAAGCTTTCACAGAGTATATACACTGTGAGATGTTAATTCCTTATAACAAAGGGAATACACTATCATATCTTAGAGATAATGCCAGTATCATTTCAACCCAATATAAGGATAATGGAATATTAATATCTCTGGAATGCAAGGAAGCTGATTATGAAAGATATAAAGAATATTTAACTAGGTAAAAAACAAATGAAGTGTAAAAGATAAATAAAAATATGATAGGATGTGGTTTGAATGAGTAGAACAAAAAAAGAAGTAATTGAAATAGCAGAACAACATGGTATACAGCTAAAAGAAGATACTTTAGTATTCAATGAATCTGGTCTTGATTTTCAGGTTGTGTTTGCTGCTGATTGTGAAGGAAACCATTGGGTATTGCGTTTTCCTAGGCGTGAAGATGTTATGCCAAGAACGAAAGTCGAGAAAACTGCATTGGATATTGTGAATCAATATGTTACTTTTGAAGCTCCAAATTGGTCAGTTTATACAGATAAGCTTATTGCTTACAAGATGTTAAATGGTGTACCAGCAGGAACAATAGATCCTGAAGCAAAAGCTTATGTTTGGGAAATCGATGAAAAAAATGTACCAGAGTGTTTTTACCAGACACTCGGGAAAGTACTGGCAGAGCTTCATAGCATTCCACATGAAAAGGCAATTGAAGCAGGATTAGTTGTCCATACGCCGGAGGAGGCAAGAAGGTCAATGAAAGAGCGTATGGACGCGGTGAAGGCAAAGTTTGGAGTTGGGGAGTCTCTATGGAACCGCTGGCAGACATGGTTAAATGATGATGAAATGTGGCCGAAGAAAACAGGATTGATTCATGGGGATATGCATCCAGGGCATACTTTGATTGATAAGGATGGAAATGTAACTGGTTTAATAGATTGGACGGAAGCAAAGGTGACGGATGTATCGAATGATTTTACAGTTTATTACAAGATATTTGGTGAAGAAGGACTATGTTCTCTTATTAATGCATATAAGGAAGCTGATGGATATTGTTGGCCGAAGATGAAGGAACATATTATTGAGTTAACTGCTGCTTATCCAGTTGCAATCGCTGAATTTGCTATTATATCAGGGCTTTCTGAATATGAGCAGATGGCTAAAGAAGTGTTGAAATAAGAGTAAATTAAGGAGAAATAATTATGACTGTTGAAAGAATTATAGATAAAGTAGTTAAAGAACTAAAATTTCAATTGATTATCCAGTATGGTTTAATAGATGGTACTTACTAGGGAAAATAAGGGTCCTTAGTAGCAGGAGAAATGCTAGAGAAAGAAGGGCAGAACATG from Alkaliphilus flagellatus includes:
- a CDS encoding LemA family protein → MKKSLTASVIVFIIILVSLFSIISSYNKLVTMDEQVTSSWKQVENLLQRRYDLIPNLVEVTKGYAKHEEEIFTQIAAARARIQDGGSREDLIGANNELSGALSRLLLVVENYPDLKANEQFIRLQDELAGTENRLAVSRQDYNRTVETYNKKIRRFPTSIIAKAFDFERHPYFEMDQNAKEAPKVKFN
- a CDS encoding ATP-dependent DNA helicase, coding for MDKRKEVVISIRSLVEFVLMSGDLDSRFTGSSRALEGTRAHQKIQKSYGEEYTPEVTLKYSFGYENYNMTVQGRADGILIEKNNVVVDEIKSTTIPLDLLDENRNLTHWGQAKCYGYIYAKEKNLKVIDIQLTYYNLDTDETKKFRKSFNFEELEVFFYQLIKDYYNWVDTLENWKFTRDISIKELQFPFLDYRKGQRELAVAVYKTIKEEKRLFAQAPTGIGKTISTLFPTVKAIGEGITSKIFYLTAKTITRQVAEEAFSKMRDGGLRFKTVTLTAKDKICFEKGKKCTPEECSFAKGHFDRLRDGLKDLFNNEDAFTREVIEKYALKHNICPFEFSLDIALWADGVICDYNYAFDPRVYLKRFFMDEKGDYTFLIDEAHNLVDRSRTMFSAELNKKAFLDQKRIMKDKNPKISKALHHLNTFMISMNKQCGEASFYMQKEEPKEIYPLLGNFIREAEEWLKEGNKEEGYEDLLELYFNALTFLKIAEFYDERYITYVEKRNRDVILKIFCLDPSYLLGEAIKRGKSAIFFSATLTPLQYFKEIFGGNEEDYCVRLGSPFDSNNLCLIVADYISTKYRDRDNSYMPIVDTIANVVKGRKGNYFVFFPSYQYLRRVFDLFIEKYPHISVIAQESTMTEEEREEFLSRFEIELDNTLVAFGVLGGIFSEGIDLVGDRLIGAIIIGVGLPQLSLEVNLIMDYFNDKNNKGYEYAYLFPGMNKVLQGAGRVIRTEKDKGIVCLIDDRFTSHSYQRLFPPEWKHFKRANNGKKLSYHIDEFWGKKDRLEE
- a CDS encoding VOC family protein; the protein is MYKMDHVGVRIKDSKISTEFYCNILGCEVVGTLKNEERELIFLRAGDGVIELINKFNHYEERSAGVVDHIAFTVDNLDEAIKKLKESGVNILGDKPIQVTESMRVIFFEGPDRERLEFVEKR
- a CDS encoding MerR family transcriptional regulator, translating into MRIGEFAKKYNLTIDTIRHYMDIELLLPEKSGGHYFFGEKEEKDLKEILQLKELKFTLSEIQRIIGYSRLSQLRYKEDKIYIRGILLDKKNILDEEKRGIQKALEILKNRINEIDNIDEIVESSGIKTGIHISFIQYLSCPICDMPLELEDGKVTSNMIMEGYFRCKCGYSGNVEDGIYVSLDDEDRKKIHKENLDSTVKPAATLGEYVEGTDASLINHIYKSIDSIINFMDIDALDNKIILELGTGSGFFMRQFLSYIKPNNIYIVTDHDIDRIRFIKAYLEEHFLDCKFVFICSDLSKLPIKNESADYIVNYLTSLNYSLKNDQFLDNILIPKIRKGGKLIGCSYYVKSGSKILRSVPPTSRKFFEERAYKTEIKNLALNNIEVKEIGDIIVESKYEVMMEGHEFYTLVYCGEK
- a CDS encoding MFS transporter — protein: MEARQDIGLEKSTTSDKANLILFVAGKFVSLFGTFIYSFAIGLYVLEKTSSGLSFASSIIFSMLPRVILGPIAGVVADRLDRKKIAVGMDFICGILMLSFFILSKFDGIKIHYVYLFSFLLSTANVFFDVAMEASKPNLVDNKNLTRLNSLSQSITSIASISGPFLGGIVYGFFNIQGFLFFNGICFILSAISEAFIDFEYNRPKEQNKERETRPMLQELKEGVQFFRNNKVLFSIMSFSLLINFAMQLSITVPLPYILTNTLELSSSQYGTVKGFWPAGMLVGSILLSFLPQRDKIFKQTAVLFTIFICILMAVALPVIPIFSGYSKGVYFVYYIIVMGLGGMVVAFIDIPIMVVFQRLIPDEVRGRVLSLIGTMAVGIAPIGLLLAGILIDHIPTWILPICAGVLLIVKLISFIKDEELKKLL
- the hflX gene encoding GTPase HflX; amino-acid sequence: MEQKQKAIIAGINVNNQKNFIDSMKELSNLADACGIDIVGEVTQNLNRVNKLHYLGKGKIQEVLTLLEDKNIDLVIFNDELTPSQIRNLEEVLECRVIDRTVLILDIFAKRARTKEAQLQVEIAKLQYRLPRLIGIRESLGRQGGGSGLKNRGAGETKLELDRRKLEDRISGLHKELETLVDQRQNQRKKRKKVEIPVIALVGYTNAGKSTIMNVMIDLYNSSKDKQVFEKDMLFATLETSVRNIKLHDNKSFLLTDTVGFINKLPHQLVKAFRSTLEEVAEADILIHVVDYSNSNYKQQIEVTNETLKELGVENIPVIYVYNKIDLVDDEILREKDCVYISAKNKIGINELVNAICEKAFTEYIHCEMLIPYNKGNTLSYLRDNASIISTQYKDNGILISLECKEADYERYKEYLTR
- a CDS encoding macrolide 2'-phosphotransferase; protein product: MSRTKKEVIEIAEQHGIQLKEDTLVFNESGLDFQVVFAADCEGNHWVLRFPRREDVMPRTKVEKTALDIVNQYVTFEAPNWSVYTDKLIAYKMLNGVPAGTIDPEAKAYVWEIDEKNVPECFYQTLGKVLAELHSIPHEKAIEAGLVVHTPEEARRSMKERMDAVKAKFGVGESLWNRWQTWLNDDEMWPKKTGLIHGDMHPGHTLIDKDGNVTGLIDWTEAKVTDVSNDFTVYYKIFGEEGLCSLINAYKEADGYCWPKMKEHIIELTAAYPVAIAEFAIISGLSEYEQMAKEVLK